A region from the Janthinobacterium agaricidamnosum genome encodes:
- the glpD gene encoding glycerol-3-phosphate dehydrogenase — MACDVLVVGGGINGAGIARDAAGRGLSVVLCEKDDLASHTSSASTKLIHGGLRYLEYYEFGLVRKALIEREVLLRSAPHIMWPLRFVMPHAQGQRPAWLIRAGLFLYDMLAKREILPGSQGIDLTRHAAGKPLKPEFKRGFVYSDGWVDDARLVVLNAIDAADKGATILTQTRCTALRRDGAGADASWLATLLQGDGRELSVRARSVVNAAGPWTAEFLQQAAPGGQGRHLRLIKGSHIVVKRLFEHDHAYIFQHPDGRIVFAIPYEHDFTLIGTTDLDYHGDSGKVEIDDEEIRYLCELSSYYFSKPIVPADVVWTYAGVRPLVEDAAADAKAVTRDYRFELDREGAPLLSIFGGKITTFRKLAEEALDVLAPLLAPVPGSARPAWTANACLPGGDVFGSTPQNRSVREFGQFVQGLQRDYAWLPAALVARYARAYGTRIHVLLAGRTDVAAMGEEVAAGLYAAEVDYLRRHEWAVSAADMLWRRSKLGLHLPRETADTLDAWLLQHPLSS; from the coding sequence ATGGCATGCGACGTGCTGGTGGTGGGCGGCGGCATCAATGGCGCCGGCATCGCGCGCGACGCGGCCGGGCGGGGCTTGTCCGTGGTGCTGTGCGAAAAGGACGACCTCGCTTCCCACACCTCGTCCGCTTCCACCAAGCTGATACACGGCGGCCTGCGCTACCTCGAATACTATGAATTCGGCCTCGTGCGCAAGGCGCTGATCGAGCGCGAAGTGCTGCTGCGCTCGGCGCCGCACATCATGTGGCCCTTGCGCTTCGTCATGCCGCACGCCCAGGGCCAGCGCCCGGCCTGGCTGATACGCGCCGGCCTGTTTCTGTACGACATGCTGGCGAAGCGGGAAATCCTGCCTGGCTCGCAGGGCATCGACCTGACGCGCCACGCGGCCGGCAAACCGTTAAAACCCGAATTCAAGCGGGGCTTCGTGTATTCCGACGGCTGGGTCGACGATGCGCGGCTGGTGGTCTTGAACGCCATCGACGCGGCGGACAAGGGGGCGACGATCCTTACGCAGACGCGCTGCACGGCCCTGCGGCGCGACGGCGCGGGTGCGGACGCCTCCTGGCTGGCGACCCTGCTGCAAGGCGACGGACGTGAGCTGTCCGTGCGTGCGCGCAGCGTCGTCAATGCGGCCGGGCCGTGGACGGCCGAATTTCTGCAGCAGGCGGCGCCGGGCGGACAGGGCCGGCATTTGCGCCTGATCAAGGGCAGCCACATCGTCGTCAAGCGATTGTTCGAGCACGATCACGCGTATATCTTCCAGCATCCGGACGGGCGCATCGTGTTTGCCATTCCGTATGAGCACGATTTCACCCTGATCGGCACCACCGATCTCGACTACCACGGCGACAGCGGCAAGGTGGAAATCGACGACGAGGAAATTCGTTACTTGTGCGAGCTTTCCAGTTACTATTTCAGCAAGCCCATCGTGCCGGCCGACGTGGTGTGGACGTATGCCGGCGTGCGCCCGCTGGTGGAAGACGCGGCGGCCGATGCCAAGGCCGTCACGCGCGATTACCGCTTCGAGCTGGACCGGGAAGGCGCGCCGCTGCTCAGTATTTTCGGCGGCAAGATCACCACGTTCCGCAAGCTGGCCGAGGAAGCGCTCGATGTGCTCGCGCCGTTGTTGGCGCCGGTGCCGGGCAGTGCGCGGCCGGCCTGGACGGCCAACGCCTGCCTGCCCGGCGGCGATGTGTTCGGCAGTACGCCGCAGAACCGGTCCGTGCGCGAGTTCGGCCAGTTCGTGCAAGGCTTGCAGCGCGACTATGCGTGGCTTCCGGCGGCGCTGGTGGCGCGCTATGCACGCGCCTACGGCACGCGCATCCACGTGCTGCTCGCCGGGCGGACGGATGTGGCGGCCATGGGCGAGGAAGTCGCCGCCGGCCTGTACGCGGCGGAAGTGGACTATTTGCGGCGCCACGAATGGGCCGTCAGCGCGGCCGACATGCTGTGGCGGCGCTCCAAGCTGGGCCTGCACCTGCCGCGCGAAACGGCGGACACGCTCGACGCCTGGCTGTTGCAGCACCCGTTGTCGTCGTAG